The Kiloniellales bacterium genome has a window encoding:
- a CDS encoding LL-diaminopimelate aminotransferase — protein MEQEFHRIKRLPPYVFAEVNALKAEARARGEDIIDFGMGNPDQPPPPHVIAKLVETINDPRAHRYSTSRGIPGLRKAVAAYYGRRFGVELDPERETIVTLGSKEGLANLAQAITSPGDIVLVPNPSYPIHAFGFIIAGGAIRHLPVGPDFDVMAQLERAVRHSIPKPLAVVLNYPANPTAEVVGLDFYEAVVDFCRHHGIYIISDLAYAEVYFDGTPPPSILQVPGAREIAVEFTSLSKTYSMPGWRVGFCSGNSKLIAALARVKSYVDYGAFTPVQVAATAALNGPQDCVEEMRRRYKSRRDVLIAGLAAAGWQVPCPPATMFAWAPLPAAFEEAGSLVFSKLLLKEAKVAVSPGVGFGEHGEGYVRLALVENEQRTRQALRNIKAFLKAAGSASEAGDPRKLAS, from the coding sequence ATGGAACAGGAATTTCACCGGATCAAGCGCCTGCCGCCCTACGTCTTCGCCGAGGTCAACGCCCTCAAGGCCGAGGCCCGGGCGCGGGGCGAGGACATCATCGACTTCGGCATGGGCAACCCGGACCAGCCGCCGCCGCCCCACGTGATCGCCAAGCTGGTCGAGACCATCAACGACCCGCGGGCGCACCGCTATTCCACCTCGCGCGGCATCCCGGGCCTGCGCAAGGCGGTGGCCGCCTACTACGGCCGCCGCTTCGGAGTCGAGCTGGATCCCGAGCGCGAGACCATCGTCACCCTCGGCTCCAAGGAGGGCCTGGCCAACCTGGCGCAGGCGATCACCAGCCCGGGCGACATCGTCCTGGTGCCCAATCCTAGCTATCCGATCCATGCCTTCGGCTTCATCATCGCCGGCGGCGCGATCCGCCATCTGCCGGTCGGCCCGGACTTCGACGTGATGGCGCAACTGGAGCGGGCGGTCCGGCACTCGATCCCCAAGCCGCTGGCCGTGGTCCTCAACTACCCGGCCAATCCCACCGCCGAGGTGGTCGGGCTCGACTTCTATGAGGCGGTCGTCGACTTCTGCCGCCATCACGGCATCTACATCATCTCGGACCTGGCCTATGCCGAGGTCTACTTCGACGGGACGCCGCCGCCTTCGATCCTGCAGGTGCCCGGCGCGCGCGAAATCGCGGTCGAGTTCACCTCGCTCAGCAAGACCTATTCCATGCCCGGCTGGCGGGTCGGCTTCTGCAGCGGCAACTCCAAGCTGATCGCCGCCCTGGCGCGGGTGAAGTCCTATGTCGACTACGGTGCCTTCACCCCGGTCCAGGTGGCGGCGACGGCCGCGCTCAACGGGCCGCAGGACTGCGTCGAGGAGATGCGCCGGCGCTACAAGTCGCGGCGCGACGTCTTGATCGCCGGGCTGGCCGCTGCCGGCTGGCAGGTGCCCTGCCCGCCGGCGACCATGTTTGCCTGGGCGCCCCTGCCCGCGGCCTTTGAGGAGGCCGGTTCGCTGGTCTTTTCCAAGCTCCTTCTCAAGGAGGCAAAGGTCGCAGTCTCGCCCGGCGTCGGCTTCGGCGAGCACGGCGAGGGCTACGTCCGCCTGGCGCTGGTCGAGAACGAGCAGCGCACCCGGCAGGCGCTGCGCAACATCAAGGCCTTCCTGAAGGCGGCCGGGTCGGCTTCCGAAGCGGGAGACCCCCGGAAGCTGGCCTCGTGA
- a CDS encoding OmpA family protein encodes MRQNKLRATPAGLTAGRWLGLLLVSGLGVALAACEASEGVSASDRLSGTIPRPQKVTDARAELGEAAFPNLATVPNAPPPVTSRAERSAAMAALEADRSAAGRSAGPRSAGAPGGAAREHIADIYFAQASALLDTQDQEVLRAVAELFRTRGGRLHVVGHSSEEVAGVPDLERRLTNFQISLERARGVAEALERLGVAADRLLVEALTDRDPVYGQSTPEGAAGNRRVEIFQELGNNNGG; translated from the coding sequence ATGCGGCAGAACAAGCTGCGGGCGACGCCGGCGGGTCTGACGGCAGGGCGATGGTTAGGGCTTCTCCTGGTGAGCGGCCTCGGGGTGGCGCTCGCCGCCTGCGAGGCGAGCGAGGGGGTCAGCGCCTCGGACCGCTTGAGCGGCACGATCCCCAGGCCGCAGAAGGTCACCGACGCCCGGGCCGAGCTCGGCGAGGCGGCGTTCCCGAACCTTGCCACGGTCCCCAACGCGCCGCCGCCGGTCACCTCGCGCGCGGAGAGATCGGCGGCCATGGCCGCTCTCGAGGCCGATCGCAGCGCTGCAGGTCGCTCCGCCGGGCCCCGCTCCGCGGGCGCGCCAGGAGGCGCGGCGCGAGAGCATATCGCCGACATCTACTTCGCCCAAGCCTCGGCCCTCCTCGACACCCAGGACCAGGAGGTACTGCGCGCGGTGGCCGAGTTGTTCCGAACCCGCGGCGGGCGGCTGCACGTCGTCGGGCACTCCAGCGAGGAGGTGGCCGGCGTCCCGGACCTGGAGCGGCGCCTGACGAACTTCCAGATTTCCCTGGAACGCGCCCGCGGGGTCGCCGAGGCGCTGGAGCGTCTCGGCGTCGCGGCGGATCGCCTGCTTGTCGAAGCGCTCACCGACCGGGATCCGGTCTACGGTCAGAGCACGCCCGAAGGCGCGGCCGGGAACCGGCGGGTCGAGATCTTCCAGGAACTCGGCAACAACAACGGCGGCTAG
- the glpX gene encoding class II fructose-bisphosphatase, protein MERNLALEVVRVTEAAALAASRLMGRGDEKAADQAAVNAMRQALSTMQIDGTVVIGEGERDEAPMLYIGEKVGAGGPPIDIALDPLEGTTITAKGGQNALAVIAMAEAGGFLNAPDVYMSKIAVGGGLPDDVVDLDEDPGRNLAELAKAKRVDLSDLVVCVLDRPRHNEAIARIREAGARIMLISDGDVSGVIATSVRDSGVDMYLGVGGAPEGVLAAAALRCIGGQMQGRLVFRNEDERGRAQRWGITDYERKYGLLELASGNVMFAATGVTDGTMLKGVRRFHGGASTHSIVMRSKSGTVRTVEAVHNFERKTWYDSLGV, encoded by the coding sequence ATGGAACGCAATCTGGCGCTGGAGGTGGTTCGGGTCACCGAGGCCGCGGCCCTGGCCGCCTCGCGCCTGATGGGGCGGGGCGACGAGAAGGCGGCCGACCAGGCCGCGGTCAATGCCATGCGCCAGGCCCTCAGCACCATGCAGATCGACGGCACGGTGGTGATCGGCGAGGGCGAGCGCGACGAGGCACCGATGCTCTACATCGGCGAGAAGGTCGGCGCCGGCGGCCCGCCGATCGACATCGCGCTGGATCCGCTCGAGGGCACCACCATAACCGCAAAGGGCGGCCAGAACGCCCTGGCGGTGATCGCCATGGCCGAGGCCGGCGGCTTCCTCAACGCCCCCGACGTCTACATGAGCAAGATCGCCGTCGGCGGCGGCCTGCCGGACGACGTGGTCGACCTCGACGAGGATCCCGGCAGGAACCTGGCCGAGCTCGCCAAGGCGAAGCGGGTCGACCTCTCGGACCTGGTGGTCTGCGTCCTCGACCGGCCGCGCCACAACGAGGCCATCGCCAGGATCCGCGAGGCCGGGGCCCGGATCATGCTGATCTCCGACGGCGACGTCTCGGGCGTGATTGCGACCAGCGTCCGGGACAGCGGCGTCGACATGTACCTGGGCGTCGGCGGCGCGCCGGAAGGTGTGCTGGCGGCCGCGGCGCTGCGCTGCATCGGCGGGCAGATGCAAGGCCGCCTGGTGTTCCGCAACGAGGACGAGCGCGGCCGGGCGCAGCGCTGGGGCATCACCGACTACGAGCGCAAGTACGGCCTGCTCGAGCTGGCGAGCGGCAACGTCATGTTCGCCGCGACCGGGGTGACCGACGGCACCATGCTGAAGGGCGTCCGGCGCTTCCACGGCGGTGCCTCGACCCATTCCATCGTCATGCGCTCCAAGTCGGGCACCGTGCGGACCGTCGAGGCGGTGCACAACTTCGAGCGCAAGACCTGGTACGACTCCCTGGGAGTCTGA
- a CDS encoding DUF3291 domain-containing protein: MSHHLAQLNVGTILHDLEDPRMKGFVDNLERINALAEASPGFLWRLKDEAGDATGIQATEDPRFIVNLSVWESPEALFDFVYRSAHTGIMAQRRQWFARPAEAYQVLWWLPAGEIPTVEAALERLERLRAQGPTPEAFTFKQRFPAPGAEDSGDDLRPEPYCVGWS; the protein is encoded by the coding sequence ATGAGCCACCATCTTGCCCAGCTGAACGTCGGAACCATCCTCCATGATCTCGAGGATCCCCGAATGAAGGGTTTCGTCGACAACCTCGAGCGCATCAACGCACTGGCCGAGGCCAGCCCCGGCTTCCTCTGGCGGCTCAAGGACGAGGCCGGCGACGCGACCGGAATCCAGGCCACCGAGGATCCGCGCTTTATCGTCAACCTGTCGGTCTGGGAAAGCCCGGAGGCCCTGTTCGACTTCGTCTACCGCTCCGCGCACACGGGGATCATGGCGCAGCGGCGCCAGTGGTTTGCGCGGCCGGCCGAGGCCTACCAGGTGCTGTGGTGGCTGCCGGCGGGCGAGATCCCGACCGTCGAGGCGGCGCTGGAGCGGCTGGAGCGTCTGCGCGCACAGGGGCCGACGCCCGAGGCCTTCACCTTCAAGCAGCGTTTCCCGGCGCCCGGTGCGGAGGATAGCGGCGACGACCTGCGTCCCGAGCCGTACTGCGTCGGCTGGAGCTGA
- the recJ gene encoding single-stranded-DNA-specific exonuclease RecJ, translating into MAEPKREDPPPRAFLGVEDSVCGKRWRARLDDDRRALTLSQRLGLPEIVGRILAARGVGPEEAGRFLEPRLRDHLPDPSSFLDLDRAVARLVAALEAGETVAAFADYDVDGGSAAALLQLFFRAIGRELQVYVPDRLAEGYGPNAPALRRLKAQGASLVLTLDCGTTAYAALEAAAAEGLEVIVVDHHAAEARLPPAVAVVNPQRLDQTTDCGPLAAVGVTFLLLVGLNRALRDGGWYARQGLTAPNLMDWLDLVALGTVCDVMPLAGLNRALVAQGLKVLGRRGNPGLTALCDVAGVDEAPGVYHAGFLLGPRINAGGRVGRAGLGARLMACRDREEALTLARELDGYNSERREIEQAILEQAIAQVEAQTPAPDALVFVAAEGWHPGVIGIVASRLRERYNLPSVVVALEAGRGKGSGRSVPGLDLGAMVLAARQAGHLIDGGGHPQAAGLTVAEGELEALRGFLEARVRTRLQAIGYRPSLGIDGSLRPAAATTALLGQLEQVAPFGPGNEEPRFALADARVHHARVVGEDHVRFELSAAEGGRLKAIAFRALDRPLGVALLNARGMPLHVAGKLRRDRWRGNDAVQLIVEDAAEASG; encoded by the coding sequence GTGGCCGAGCCCAAGCGCGAAGACCCGCCGCCGCGCGCCTTCCTCGGCGTCGAGGACTCGGTCTGCGGCAAGCGCTGGCGGGCCCGGCTCGACGACGACCGCCGCGCCCTGACCCTGTCCCAGCGCCTGGGCCTGCCGGAGATCGTCGGCCGCATCCTGGCCGCCCGCGGCGTCGGGCCAGAGGAGGCCGGACGCTTCCTGGAGCCGCGGCTGCGCGACCACCTGCCGGACCCCTCCAGCTTCCTGGACCTGGACCGGGCAGTGGCCCGCCTGGTCGCGGCGCTCGAAGCGGGCGAGACCGTCGCCGCCTTTGCCGACTACGACGTCGACGGCGGCAGTGCGGCCGCCCTGCTGCAGCTCTTCTTCCGGGCCATCGGCCGCGAACTGCAAGTCTACGTGCCCGACCGCCTCGCCGAGGGCTACGGCCCCAATGCCCCGGCGCTGCGCCGGCTGAAGGCGCAGGGCGCCTCCCTGGTCCTGACCCTGGACTGCGGCACCACGGCCTACGCGGCCCTCGAGGCGGCGGCCGCGGAGGGCCTGGAGGTGATCGTCGTCGACCATCACGCCGCCGAGGCGCGCCTGCCGCCGGCAGTCGCGGTGGTCAATCCGCAGCGCCTGGACCAGACCACGGACTGCGGCCCGCTGGCCGCGGTCGGGGTGACCTTCCTGCTTCTGGTCGGGCTCAACCGAGCCCTGCGCGACGGCGGCTGGTACGCCCGCCAGGGCCTGACCGCGCCCAACCTGATGGACTGGCTCGACCTAGTCGCCCTGGGCACGGTCTGCGACGTCATGCCCCTGGCCGGGCTGAACCGGGCCCTGGTGGCCCAGGGCCTGAAGGTGCTTGGCCGCCGCGGCAACCCGGGCCTGACCGCGCTCTGCGATGTCGCCGGGGTCGACGAGGCGCCGGGCGTCTACCACGCCGGCTTCCTGCTAGGGCCGCGGATCAACGCCGGCGGCCGGGTCGGCCGGGCCGGGCTGGGCGCCCGGCTCATGGCGTGCCGCGACCGGGAGGAGGCCCTGACCCTGGCGCGGGAGCTCGACGGCTACAACAGCGAGCGGCGGGAGATCGAGCAGGCCATCCTGGAGCAGGCCATCGCCCAGGTCGAAGCCCAGACCCCGGCGCCCGACGCCCTGGTCTTCGTCGCCGCCGAGGGCTGGCATCCCGGGGTGATCGGCATCGTCGCCAGCCGCCTGCGCGAGCGCTACAATCTGCCGTCCGTGGTCGTCGCCCTAGAGGCGGGGCGGGGCAAGGGCTCGGGCCGCTCGGTGCCCGGCCTCGACCTCGGCGCCATGGTGCTGGCGGCGCGGCAGGCCGGCCACCTGATCGACGGCGGCGGCCATCCCCAGGCGGCCGGGCTGACGGTCGCCGAGGGCGAGCTGGAGGCGCTGCGCGGCTTCCTGGAGGCCCGCGTCCGGACGCGCCTTCAGGCGATCGGCTATCGGCCCAGCCTGGGCATCGATGGCAGCCTGCGGCCGGCAGCGGCGACCACGGCGCTGCTCGGGCAGCTCGAGCAGGTGGCGCCCTTCGGCCCCGGCAACGAGGAGCCGCGCTTCGCCCTGGCCGATGCCCGGGTCCATCATGCCCGCGTGGTCGGCGAGGACCACGTCCGCTTCGAGCTGTCGGCGGCGGAGGGCGGGCGGCTCAAGGCCATCGCCTTCCGCGCGCTCGATCGTCCCCTCGGCGTCGCGCTGCTCAACGCCCGCGGCATGCCGCTGCACGTTGCCGGCAAGCTGCGCCGCGACCGCTGGCGCGGCAACGACGCCGTGCAGTTGATTGTTGAGGACGCGGCAGAGGCTTCCGGCTAG
- a CDS encoding homoserine dehydrogenase — translation MSEPLRIAVAGLGTVGAGVLSLLKANAEPIAARCGRALEVVAVSARDRGKDRGVDISEITWFDDPVAMAAAPEVDVVVELIGGADGSAKAVVEAALDRGRDVVTANKALLAHHGSALAARAEAASAGLAYEAAVAGGIPIIKTLREGLAANRIDRIYGILNGTCNYILTTMRETGRDFDGVLKEAQELGYAEADPGFDIDGVDAAHKLAILTALAYGCEVDLNGVYVEGIRNVTSTDIDFAEQLGYRIKLLGLARCIDGKVEQRVHPCMVAKETPIASVEGVFNAVVAEGDFVDSIVAEGRGAGAGPTASAVVGDLADLARGLRLPAFGIPADRLAALPAQPMVQHVGCYYIRLMCVDRPGVIADVSAALRDEAISVESLVQRGRDPHEAVPVVLTTHETQEAGLRRALARIGQLETVVEAPRLIRIEAL, via the coding sequence GTGAGCGAGCCGCTCAGAATCGCGGTCGCCGGTCTCGGGACCGTCGGTGCCGGCGTCCTGTCCTTGCTGAAGGCCAACGCCGAGCCGATCGCCGCGCGCTGCGGCCGCGCCCTCGAGGTCGTCGCGGTCTCGGCGCGGGACCGGGGCAAGGACCGTGGCGTCGACATCTCAGAGATCACCTGGTTCGACGATCCGGTCGCCATGGCGGCGGCCCCGGAGGTCGACGTGGTCGTCGAGCTGATCGGCGGCGCCGACGGCTCGGCCAAGGCGGTGGTCGAGGCGGCGCTTGACCGGGGCCGCGACGTCGTGACCGCCAACAAAGCCCTGCTGGCGCATCACGGCAGCGCGCTGGCCGCCAGGGCCGAGGCCGCTTCGGCCGGGCTGGCCTACGAGGCGGCGGTCGCCGGCGGCATACCTATCATCAAGACCCTGCGCGAAGGCCTGGCGGCCAATCGGATCGATCGCATCTACGGCATCCTGAACGGGACCTGCAACTACATCCTGACCACCATGCGCGAGACCGGCCGCGACTTCGACGGCGTGCTCAAGGAGGCGCAGGAGCTCGGCTACGCCGAAGCGGACCCCGGCTTCGACATCGACGGCGTCGACGCCGCGCACAAGCTGGCGATCCTGACTGCCTTGGCCTACGGCTGCGAGGTCGATCTGAACGGCGTCTACGTCGAGGGCATCCGCAACGTCACCAGCACCGACATCGACTTCGCAGAGCAGCTCGGCTACCGGATCAAGCTGCTCGGCCTGGCGCGCTGCATCGACGGCAAGGTCGAGCAGCGGGTCCACCCCTGCATGGTCGCCAAGGAGACGCCGATCGCCAGCGTCGAGGGCGTCTTCAACGCCGTCGTCGCCGAGGGCGACTTCGTCGACAGCATCGTCGCCGAGGGTCGCGGCGCCGGCGCCGGGCCGACCGCCTCGGCGGTGGTCGGGGACCTGGCCGACCTGGCCCGCGGCCTGCGTTTGCCGGCCTTCGGGATCCCGGCGGACCGGCTCGCCGCCCTGCCGGCCCAGCCGATGGTGCAGCACGTCGGTTGCTACTACATCCGCCTGATGTGCGTCGACCGGCCCGGAGTCATCGCCGACGTCTCGGCGGCCCTGCGCGACGAGGCGATCTCCGTCGAATCCCTGGTGCAGCGGGGCCGGGACCCGCACGAGGCGGTGCCGGTGGTCCTGACCACGCACGAGACCCAGGAGGCGGGCCTGCGCCGCGCCCTGGCCCGCATCGGCCAGCTCGAGACGGTGGTCGAGGCGCCGCGCCTGATCCGGATCGAGGCCTTGTGA
- a CDS encoding PAS domain S-box protein, with product MSGIILISIAVRALALVWAIHLARRFKDPRLWLFVLAMAGLALEQVFVGLGGRPVAFLGEMGIRADVLCLAISLILLGSVFCLGRILQEMRARFDLAAQNEARFRDLVEASSDRYWEMDQDLRYVWARESTEKQRAPFVQELIGKTRWEVYNGDPEGDESWRQHRDDLVNRRPFRDFRHPLTGRDGVTRHWSVSGKPVYAADGSFAGYRGTATDITLQVEQQEEAEQAVRRSEQRLRDFAYAASDWFWETDADLRFTFVSQRTETAAKLQAKDLIGKDHRDLDLTETDAGVLKRHLEHLDKHKEIRNFVYSIRQRNGSLRHFRVSGRPLFGDAGQFLGYRGVGTDITAEVVAERQRQQAEVRLAKSIEAIPAGFALFDESDRLVICNKEYRECYEALGVDVRPGIRFDQLVWAAVDNRSIGASQEDAELWARQRLIRRTCPAEGFEFRHTGSRWSEVSDYLLPDGGMITLAHDITDRKLTEEALRISEQHFRNVVEGSEQGMFIFKGEEFIFANQAYADMLGYSPEEIYALDPPQLAYAPYERERIRQYSEARIRGDAAPTSYEVDALRKDGSIITLHHFAKRAEWYGEPVSQVAVVDITDRKRTEEELRESRAKLAKSQQRLLDAIESLNDGFVLYDADDQLVLCNSKFNEFYDLTPELLKPKTHFSDQLRWALSTGKIGDARGREEDWLQERISQHRDPQGPFEQRLSDGRWLQVNEIRTKEGGIVSIRTDISRLKRAEESIRQHEADLAMVQRRSTMGEMAAALAHELNQPLTAVVNYCAGSLRRLEADRMSQAELVEILATIRDQAQRAGDVLRHIGSFVAEGEVSKGMVDINAAIRSVMALLKEELRRNRIDFKLQLSADLPQVHAAEIGIEQVVLNVVKNAIEAMQDVPAPERRLRIATSRRAGGRVMVSVSDSGRGFTATNGETYFEPFVSTKKDGMGMGLAICRSIISALGGRISMKKGRRAGTKVSFLLPSADEAMQDAA from the coding sequence ATGAGTGGTATCATACTGATTTCCATTGCTGTTCGGGCGCTGGCCCTGGTCTGGGCAATACATCTGGCCCGGCGCTTCAAAGACCCGCGGCTGTGGCTCTTCGTCCTGGCCATGGCCGGCCTGGCGCTCGAGCAGGTCTTTGTCGGCCTGGGGGGGCGGCCGGTCGCGTTTCTGGGCGAGATGGGGATTCGGGCCGACGTCCTCTGCCTCGCGATCAGCCTGATCCTCCTGGGCAGCGTGTTCTGCCTCGGGCGGATCCTCCAGGAAATGCGCGCCCGTTTCGATCTGGCCGCACAGAACGAGGCGCGTTTCCGCGACCTCGTGGAGGCCTCCTCCGACCGCTACTGGGAAATGGACCAGGACCTTCGTTATGTCTGGGCCCGGGAATCGACCGAGAAGCAGCGCGCGCCCTTCGTCCAGGAGCTGATCGGCAAGACCCGCTGGGAGGTCTACAACGGCGACCCGGAAGGTGACGAGAGCTGGCGCCAGCACCGCGACGATCTCGTCAACCGGCGGCCCTTTCGCGACTTCCGACACCCCCTGACCGGCCGCGACGGCGTGACCCGGCACTGGAGCGTCAGCGGCAAGCCGGTCTACGCCGCCGACGGCAGCTTCGCCGGCTACCGCGGCACGGCCACCGACATCACCCTGCAGGTCGAGCAGCAGGAAGAGGCAGAGCAGGCGGTGCGCCGCTCGGAGCAGAGGCTGCGAGACTTCGCCTACGCCGCCTCCGACTGGTTCTGGGAGACCGACGCCGATCTGCGTTTTACCTTCGTATCGCAGCGGACCGAGACGGCAGCCAAACTCCAGGCCAAGGACCTGATCGGCAAGGACCATCGCGACCTGGACTTGACCGAGACCGACGCCGGCGTCCTGAAGCGTCACCTTGAGCACCTGGACAAGCACAAGGAGATCCGGAACTTCGTCTACAGCATCCGGCAGCGGAACGGTTCGCTGCGCCACTTCAGGGTCTCGGGCCGGCCCCTCTTCGGCGACGCCGGGCAGTTCCTCGGCTACCGCGGTGTCGGCACCGACATCACGGCGGAGGTGGTGGCCGAGCGGCAGCGCCAGCAGGCCGAGGTCCGCCTGGCCAAGTCGATCGAGGCGATTCCTGCCGGCTTCGCTCTCTTCGACGAGTCCGATCGCCTGGTCATTTGCAACAAGGAATACCGGGAGTGCTACGAGGCGCTGGGCGTCGACGTGCGCCCGGGGATCCGGTTCGATCAACTGGTCTGGGCGGCCGTGGACAATCGGAGCATAGGCGCCTCGCAGGAGGATGCCGAGCTCTGGGCCCGGCAACGCCTGATCCGCCGGACCTGTCCGGCAGAAGGCTTCGAGTTCCGGCACACTGGCTCGCGCTGGTCGGAGGTCAGCGACTATCTGCTGCCGGACGGCGGCATGATCACGCTGGCCCACGACATCACCGACCGCAAGCTGACCGAAGAGGCCCTGCGGATCAGCGAGCAGCACTTCCGCAACGTGGTCGAGGGCTCCGAGCAGGGCATGTTCATCTTCAAGGGCGAGGAGTTCATCTTCGCCAATCAGGCTTATGCCGACATGCTGGGCTATTCCCCGGAGGAGATCTACGCCCTGGACCCGCCGCAGCTGGCCTACGCGCCCTACGAGCGGGAGCGGATCCGGCAGTATTCCGAGGCGCGGATCCGCGGCGATGCGGCGCCGACTTCCTACGAGGTCGACGCACTGCGCAAGGACGGCAGCATCATCACCCTGCACCATTTTGCCAAGCGCGCCGAGTGGTACGGCGAGCCGGTGTCCCAGGTCGCCGTGGTCGACATCACCGACCGCAAGCGGACCGAGGAGGAGCTGCGGGAGAGCCGGGCCAAGCTCGCCAAGTCCCAGCAGCGCCTTCTGGACGCGATCGAGTCGCTGAACGATGGCTTCGTGCTCTACGACGCCGACGACCAGCTGGTGCTGTGCAACAGCAAGTTCAACGAGTTCTATGATTTGACCCCGGAGCTGCTGAAGCCGAAGACCCATTTCAGCGACCAGCTCCGCTGGGCTCTGTCGACCGGCAAGATCGGCGATGCCCGCGGCCGCGAGGAGGACTGGCTGCAGGAGCGCATCAGCCAGCACCGCGATCCGCAGGGCCCCTTCGAGCAGAGGCTGAGTGACGGCCGCTGGCTTCAGGTCAACGAGATCCGGACCAAGGAGGGCGGCATCGTCAGCATCCGGACCGACATCTCCCGCCTGAAGCGGGCGGAGGAATCGATTCGCCAGCACGAGGCCGATCTGGCCATGGTCCAGCGGCGCAGCACCATGGGCGAGATGGCGGCGGCCCTGGCCCACGAGCTCAACCAGCCGCTGACCGCGGTGGTGAACTATTGTGCCGGCTCACTGCGCCGGCTGGAGGCCGACCGCATGAGCCAGGCCGAGCTGGTCGAGATCCTGGCGACGATCCGCGATCAGGCCCAGCGCGCCGGGGACGTCCTGCGCCACATCGGCAGCTTCGTCGCGGAAGGCGAGGTCTCCAAGGGCATGGTCGACATCAACGCCGCGATCCGCAGCGTCATGGCCCTTCTGAAGGAGGAGCTTCGGCGCAACCGCATCGACTTCAAGCTGCAGCTCTCAGCCGATCTGCCACAGGTTCACGCCGCCGAGATCGGGATCGAGCAGGTCGTCCTGAATGTCGTCAAGAACGCCATCGAGGCGATGCAGGACGTACCCGCTCCGGAGCGCCGTCTGCGGATCGCGACCTCGAGGCGGGCCGGCGGCCGGGTCATGGTCTCGGTCAGCGACAGCGGGCGCGGCTTCACCGCGACCAACGGCGAGACCTACTTCGAACCTTTCGTATCCACAAAGAAGGACGGCATGGGCATGGGACTGGCGATCTGTCGCTCGATCATTTCGGCCCTCGGCGGGCGCATCAGCATGAAAAAGGGCCGCAGGGCCGGAACCAAAGTCTCCTTCCTGCTGCCAAGCGCCGACGAGGCCATGCAAGATGCTGCCTGA
- a CDS encoding DUF1194 domain-containing protein: MVLAVDSSSSVTAEEFDLQMQGIANAFRHSAVVAAIEAAGDLGIAVSLVQWSDNRRQFLAIDWMHLTDAESAEAFAEEIDATPRFVIGGGTAIGGAMSFATRLIDRNDYAGRRRVVDISGDGRANQGNQPEDERDKAVAAGFTINGLAILNEDFLVDRYYLYNVIGGTGAFLVTAEDFQDFQEAILRKLIQEISGVPLAALDPALEERLVQAERPAPLGGR, from the coding sequence TTGGTTCTCGCCGTCGATTCCTCCTCCAGCGTGACCGCGGAAGAGTTCGATCTGCAGATGCAGGGCATCGCCAACGCCTTCCGGCACTCGGCGGTGGTCGCCGCGATCGAGGCGGCCGGCGATCTTGGGATCGCGGTCTCGCTGGTCCAGTGGTCCGACAACCGGCGCCAGTTCCTGGCCATCGACTGGATGCACTTGACGGACGCGGAAAGCGCCGAGGCCTTCGCCGAGGAGATCGACGCGACGCCGCGCTTCGTGATCGGCGGCGGCACCGCGATCGGCGGCGCCATGTCGTTCGCGACCCGACTGATCGACCGCAACGACTATGCCGGCCGGCGCAGGGTCGTGGACATCTCCGGCGACGGTCGGGCCAACCAGGGCAACCAGCCTGAGGACGAGCGGGACAAGGCGGTGGCGGCGGGCTTCACGATCAACGGCCTCGCCATCCTCAACGAGGACTTTCTGGTCGACCGCTACTACCTCTACAACGTGATCGGCGGAACCGGGGCCTTCCTGGTCACCGCCGAGGACTTCCAGGACTTCCAGGAGGCGATCCTGCGCAAGCTGATCCAGGAGATCTCCGGGGTCCCGTTGGCCGCCCTGGACCCGGCCCTGGAGGAACGGCTGGTCCAGGCCGAAAGGCCGGCGCCGCTGGGCGGCCGCTAG